TGAACTGCTCAACCAGAGTCTGGCTTTGTTTAAGCGCCACATCACGGGCCGCATTGCTGTCCGGCGCATCGTTAAGCTGCGAAAGGGCATTGAAAAAATTCTGCAGGTTAGCGGTAATGTTGGTGCCATCCTGAGACAGCAGTTTATCAATTTGCGCTGCCTGCTCGTAAAACACTTCGTATTGGGTTTTAGAGGCTAGAGTATCGCGCACCTGCTGATTGGCAAAACGGTCCGCGTGGCGTTGAATGTCGGTAATGACCACGCCGCTGCCAATGTATGATCCTGCAAAACGTTGCGAGGGCAACTGCCCAAAGAGCACCGTTTGCCGGGTATAATTGGGATTTTTGACATTGGCAATGTTAGTACCGACCACATCCAGGGCACGCTGAAACGCATTTAAACCGGAGGTTGCAATACCGAAAATTCCCACCATAATAATCGACTCCCATAATGTGCCGCCGGATATCAAAGGACGGGTTTATTCCATGGTATAACCAATCCTTTCCAGCGCTTGTTGTAACTCATCCCCATGGTAAATGGATAAAATTTTATCCGCATACCGGGGATCAGTAGCGTAACCTGCGTCATGAAGGGCTTTAATAAAACGATGTGGGTCATTCGCATTTGCTAAAGCCTGCTCATAACGGCTGTTGTCTTTAATTAACGAGACATAATCCGCAAAACTATTCTCAACTGACGAATACTTCTTGAATGAAGCCTTCGTCTTTACTGGTATATCGGCAACATACTCGGTTGTCTTTACCTCGACGGCCTCATTTTGCTGCTTACCTGTTGATTTTATGTTGAAAAAATTATTGCTGCTGCTGCCGTCTTCATCCCGCGTCACGTATTGCCCCCACCCGGTTTCCAGGGCAGCCTGGGCGACCAGCAGCTTGGGATCAAGCCCTAGCATACTGGCGGCCTGTTGTGCATAAGGCCAGATGGATTTAACAAACTCGTCAATGGATTGTGCTGTTTTACCCTGATCAGCCGCAGGCGTTTGCGGTTTTAAAGGCGGTTTAACCGCATAGGCCTGCTGCATCGCGGCCTGGTGCTGCAAGGGATAACCTGCATGGGTCTTCAGGGGTAACGACGATGGGGCAGCCGCTCGCTGTAAAGCGAAGCCTTGATGGCCCGCCTTAAGGGGGAAACCCTGATTAACGTGCAAGGGGAAGCCTTGATTAACGTGCAGAGGGTAACCCTGAGCGCCCTCACCC
This region of Legionella taurinensis genomic DNA includes:
- the flgJ gene encoding flagellar assembly peptidoglycan hydrolase FlgJ; the protein is MTANGVAMTDFKGLQTLQLKARNDSEKALPEAARQFEAIFLQAMIKSMRAQHFVEEGTVFRTKYEQTFQEMLDGQYASEITKGPGIGLADMLTKQLSKTISRQSTPAGEGAQGYPLHVNQGFPLHVNQGFPLKAGHQGFALQRAAAPSSLPLKTHAGYPLQHQAAMQQAYAVKPPLKPQTPAADQGKTAQSIDEFVKSIWPYAQQAASMLGLDPKLLVAQAALETGWGQYVTRDEDGSSSNNFFNIKSTGKQQNEAVEVKTTEYVADIPVKTKASFKKYSSVENSFADYVSLIKDNSRYEQALANANDPHRFIKALHDAGYATDPRYADKILSIYHGDELQQALERIGYTME